In the genome of Hevea brasiliensis isolate MT/VB/25A 57/8 chromosome 14, ASM3005281v1, whole genome shotgun sequence, the window AAAAAGTTAACAATTTAAGGAAGCCAAATATCCACCCGTCTCCAGTTCAATAAATTAACAATTTAAGGCCAACCCAAGTGAAATTTCAAGAATTACACTATCCCAGAACCCAAACAGAAAAATTCCTTGAAGCTTTAAATCCGCAAATTTAATCAAAACGAATTGGGACAAATATCCATCTCTCACACCCAAATGCATTTCAAACAATTTAGTCTGGGATTTTGGATGATAAAAAATAGATCAGAGCTTCTGGGTCTTTAAGGGGTATGGTTTCAAACGGAAAAAAATCTGCGCTTTCCGATGCATTATATAAGAAATGTGAAGTAAGAGACAGCAAAGAGCAGCGCGCTCATGCTACTcactttttaaaatttgaaaactaTCGAAACGGTATAAATTCAAGACTTTGAATTTATCTGCCGTTTTTGTTGTTTTCTTATAATGTAAAAGGCAGAGATTCTCTGTGTCTCAGTCATAATTGTTTTCATGGACACGTTTAGAGGTGTCATtgcatagatatatatatatcgttgtaatttttatttagagcattcattatatacattttaattagtttcatataaattttgatataaatatttaatttaattattataaaaatatagttatgGTAATTTATAAATTACTTGTGAACTGCCAAGTCTCATAAATTAGGTTCCAATGACATACATATATTTCGACCTCCATCCCAAAAGCATATAAATGTAAGCATATCAGTTATTTTCATACATGCTGAAATGGATGAGCAAAAGAAGCAAATTCAATATGCTACTTTAATTCTGCAGGTTAAAATTTGTAATCATTGTTACCAATCCAATCAAATAAAGAATGAACAAGGTTTCAGTCAAATCAGCGGTCAAAACTGTTTATCAGTCATCAGCCAATGAAATGTGTATTGACACTACATAAGGAAGTGACTTGCTGGTCACAATGTAAGCTTTATTCTATTCGGACAATCTTGCTATTCATGCGTTGAAACCTGCAGATATCATCAAAGAAATCATCTACACTGCTATCGTTGCTCTTCATTTGAAGAATCCTTATTACCATTGACTTTATGCTCTTCCCATATTTCAACAGTGACTCAAGGGTGTTCATTTTCTGTTCAGCATTTAATGGTGATCTGACTGTGACAACTACCTCCTCCAGACCAGGAATCACAAAGCCTGACTCCAACTGCAGAAAGACAAAATGCAGCTCCATTAATGCATGCAATGTCGGGGATTCACTTCGAGCGGGAAGCATTAAAAGCATTGAAATTTTTTCAAATACTAGTCATGTAATTTTTGCAACTCACATTTTTCAGGCTGTTCCTATGGCAAAGAGCAGCAAACATTGCTCCATGGATATCAAACTCTTGCAGCTTGGGATGGctataaaaaaaatcaacaaaGTCTATCCGTGGAAAGGGCTGAAGGGTATCAAAATCCCCTGTAAATTCAACCTTCATGTATAGATGCTTGACCTCACTTGCCCACTGAAGCATCTTGCTTATTGCATCACAACACCACTGGACTCCTCTAATAGACAAGAAATCTAAAGCTGCAAGCTTTCCAAAATCTACAATGTAGACTCTCCCTAAAAGCCCATTTACAAGATTTTGATTAAATTACAGTCAATACTTATCATCGGGTAGTCTTTTGTTGGTGAGAAAGCCAAGTAAAAAATGATATTTTCAAGGTCCTTAATAACAAATTGGTGCTGCAAATCAATAGCTTACCAGTATTATTGGAAATTGAAAGTTTCTTCAAGCAGTTCGTCTCACGAACCCTGATCCAACTACAACCTTGTATCTCCAGGAGTTCAATTTTTGGGCAAGTTAGTGTAAGTGAGCAGTCACCCAAGCCGTAAAAGTCCAGCTTACACTGCTCCAAGTGTGCTAGCGCGATTGAAACAGATCTTGTTCCTTCACAACCAAGTAGTAGCAAGTTTTTCAAATTAGGACATGCCTGAAGAGCAGCACATAGTGCAGGATCTTCTAATCTAGCACTTACAATCTCAAGGTTTTGAAGTTTTGGGAAGGCATGCCACCTGGGAGACTTTATCATTAAGACTCCCCAAAGCTTTAATGATTCCAAATTCTTTGCAGCGCTGATGCAATCCAATTTTGAGGGGCTTTTGATGCAAGTTTGGTATTCAGCAAGATTATCCATTCTGAGCTCAAGATGTTTGAGGGATGAACCTGAAAGTAG includes:
- the LOC110649125 gene encoding F-box protein At1g10780-like, encoding MESLPDAIVQYILSHVKNAKDVAVCNCVSKRWKDSLPYIKSLYFPRNSFDNHTGIDHPDSIVFKMISSIFQLEELVVYSPFSSTGLASWLLLSGSSLKHLELRMDNLAEYQTCIKSPSKLDCISAAKNLESLKLWGVLMIKSPRWHAFPKLQNLEIVSARLEDPALCAALQACPNLKNLLLLGCEGTRSVSIALAHLEQCKLDFYGLGDCSLTLTCPKIELLEIQGCSWIRVRETNCLKKLSISNNTGRVYIVDFGKLAALDFLSIRGVQWCCDAISKMLQWASEVKHLYMKVEFTGDFDTLQPFPRIDFVDFFYSHPKLQEFDIHGAMFAALCHRNSLKNLESGFVIPGLEEVVVTVRSPLNAEQKMNTLESLLKYGKSIKSMVIRILQMKSNDSSVDDFFDDICRFQRMNSKIVRIE